The Xanthomonas indica genome has a segment encoding these proteins:
- a CDS encoding monovalent cation:proton antiporter-2 (CPA2) family protein yields MTSAADSSELIKVVALLGAAVVAVPVFRRLGLGSVLGYLAAGLAIGPFGLGWFSDPQAILHVAELGVVMFLFVIGLEMRPSHLWSLRKQIFGLGTAQIIVCASVLTGVGLAFGFPLPVAFIAASGFVLTSTAVVMQLLGERGDIALPAGQKIVAILLFEDLLIVPLLAVVAWMAPVPADASAPSRWIGIGVGAAAIVGLLAAGRWLLNPLFRLLAAAKAREVMTAAALLVVLGAALLMQLGGLSMAMGAFLAGVLLSESTFRHQIEADIEPFRGILLGLFFLGVGMALNLAVVAANWTLILSGVLAFMAAKAACIYLVARLTGSGHAQALDRGVLMAQGGEFAFVLFAAASGAGVIDAQINANLTAIVVLSMALTPLFVLLYRRWAPVEAPSMEGVDAADGLTGSVLIIGFGRFGQVASQSLLARDVDVTIIDNDIEMIQSAAKFGFKIYYGDGTRLDVLHASGAHSARAIAVCVDNREAANRIVELATTEFPQAKLLVRSYDREHALELIAAGVDYHIRETFESAVEFGQAALIELGMDESEARSIAREIRRRDAERLELEIAAGTVRAGTGLMYGNITPAVPTPTPFTPPRRESRTLNPEGVPVTEPAQERDGT; encoded by the coding sequence ATGACGAGTGCAGCCGACAGCAGCGAATTGATCAAGGTGGTGGCGCTGCTCGGCGCCGCCGTGGTGGCGGTGCCGGTGTTCCGGCGGCTCGGCCTGGGCTCGGTGCTCGGCTATCTCGCTGCCGGCCTAGCGATCGGTCCATTCGGCCTGGGTTGGTTCTCCGATCCGCAGGCCATCCTGCACGTCGCCGAACTGGGCGTGGTCATGTTCCTGTTCGTGATCGGCCTGGAAATGCGGCCGTCGCACCTGTGGAGCCTGCGCAAGCAGATCTTCGGTCTGGGCACCGCGCAGATCATCGTCTGCGCCAGCGTGCTGACCGGCGTCGGCCTGGCCTTCGGGTTTCCGCTGCCGGTGGCCTTCATCGCCGCCTCGGGCTTCGTGCTGACCTCCACCGCGGTGGTCATGCAGTTGCTCGGCGAGCGCGGCGACATCGCCCTGCCGGCGGGGCAGAAGATCGTGGCGATCCTGCTGTTCGAAGACCTGTTGATCGTGCCGCTGCTGGCGGTGGTGGCGTGGATGGCGCCGGTGCCGGCGGATGCCTCGGCGCCGTCGCGCTGGATCGGCATCGGCGTCGGTGCCGCGGCGATCGTCGGTCTGCTGGCGGCCGGACGCTGGCTGCTCAATCCGCTGTTCCGGCTGTTGGCCGCGGCCAAGGCGCGCGAGGTGATGACCGCGGCCGCCCTGCTGGTGGTGCTGGGCGCGGCGCTGCTGATGCAGCTCGGCGGGCTGTCGATGGCGATGGGCGCGTTCCTGGCCGGCGTGCTGCTGTCCGAATCGACCTTCCGTCACCAGATCGAAGCCGACATCGAGCCGTTCCGCGGCATCCTGCTGGGGTTGTTCTTCCTCGGTGTCGGCATGGCGCTGAACCTGGCGGTGGTGGCGGCCAACTGGACCCTGATCCTCAGCGGCGTGCTCGCCTTCATGGCGGCCAAGGCCGCGTGCATCTACCTGGTCGCGCGGCTCACCGGCAGCGGCCATGCGCAGGCGCTGGATCGCGGCGTGCTGATGGCGCAGGGCGGCGAGTTCGCCTTCGTGCTGTTCGCCGCCGCCAGCGGTGCCGGCGTCATCGACGCGCAGATCAACGCCAACCTGACCGCCATCGTGGTGCTGTCGATGGCGCTGACGCCGCTGTTCGTACTGCTGTACCGGCGCTGGGCACCGGTGGAGGCGCCGTCGATGGAAGGCGTGGATGCGGCCGACGGCCTCACCGGCAGCGTGCTGATCATCGGCTTCGGTCGCTTCGGCCAGGTCGCCAGCCAGTCGCTGCTGGCGCGCGACGTGGACGTGACCATCATCGACAACGACATCGAGATGATCCAGAGCGCGGCCAAGTTCGGCTTCAAGATCTACTACGGCGACGGCACCCGCCTGGACGTGCTGCACGCCTCCGGCGCGCACAGCGCCCGCGCCATCGCGGTGTGCGTCGACAACCGCGAGGCGGCCAACCGCATCGTCGAACTGGCCACCACCGAGTTTCCGCAGGCCAAGCTGCTGGTGCGCTCCTACGACCGCGAGCACGCGCTGGAGCTGATCGCCGCCGGCGTCGACTACCACATCCGCGAAACGTTCGAATCCGCGGTGGAGTTCGGCCAGGCCGCGCTGATCGAGTTGGGCATGGACGAGAGCGAAGCCCGCTCCATCGCCCGCGAGATCCGCCGTCGCGATGCCGAGCGGCTGGAACTGGAGATCGCTGCCGGCACGGTGCGCGCCGGCACCGGCCTGATGTACGGCAACATCACCCCGGCGGTGCCCACGCCGACCCCGTTCACGCCGCCGCGGCGCGAAAGCCGCACGCTGAATCCGGAAGGCGTGCCGGTGACGGAGCCAGCGCAGGAGCGTGACGGCACATAG
- the moeB gene encoding molybdopterin-synthase adenylyltransferase MoeB gives MGIRELTPAQAQARQAQGARLLDIREEHERATGMAAGAQGVARAQLQADPAAYLGTDTEVLLICQSGKRSHDTAVFLAQAGYPQVASVLGGTTRWQREGLPLQRPALAPEQEDFFDRYSRHLRLPEVGVEGQRRLQAARVLLVGAGGLGSPAGFYLAAAGVGQLRIADDDVVERSNLQRQILHGDARIGQAKVDSAAASLGALNPGVRVEAVRERVTADNVERLLQDVDVVLDGSDNFPARYLLNDACVKLGKPLVYGAVQRFEGQVSVFDAGRRRGQAPCYRCLFPEPPPPEFAPNCADAGVLGVLPGIVGLLQANEVLKLLLDIGEPLRGRLLHFDALAMRFRETRLSADPQCPLCAPERPFPGYIDYAQFCGTEP, from the coding sequence ATGGGCATTCGAGAACTGACCCCGGCACAGGCGCAGGCGCGGCAGGCGCAGGGTGCGCGCTTGCTCGACATCCGCGAGGAGCACGAGCGCGCCACCGGCATGGCCGCCGGCGCGCAGGGCGTGGCCCGCGCGCAGTTGCAGGCCGACCCGGCCGCCTATCTCGGCACCGACACCGAGGTGCTGCTGATCTGCCAGAGCGGCAAGCGCTCGCACGACACCGCGGTGTTCCTAGCGCAGGCCGGCTACCCGCAGGTCGCCTCGGTGCTGGGCGGCACCACACGCTGGCAACGCGAGGGCTTGCCGCTGCAGCGGCCGGCGCTGGCGCCGGAGCAGGAGGACTTCTTCGACCGCTATTCGCGGCATCTGCGCCTGCCCGAAGTCGGGGTGGAGGGCCAGCGCCGGCTGCAGGCCGCGCGCGTGCTGCTGGTCGGCGCCGGCGGCCTGGGCTCGCCGGCCGGTTTCTACCTGGCCGCCGCCGGGGTGGGGCAGTTGCGCATCGCCGACGACGACGTGGTCGAGCGCAGCAACCTGCAGCGGCAGATCCTGCACGGCGACGCGCGGATCGGCCAGGCCAAGGTGGACTCGGCCGCGGCAAGCCTGGGTGCCCTGAATCCGGGCGTGCGGGTGGAAGCGGTGCGCGAGCGGGTCACCGCCGACAACGTCGAGCGGCTGCTGCAGGACGTGGACGTGGTGCTGGACGGCTCTGACAATTTCCCCGCGCGCTACCTGCTCAACGACGCCTGCGTGAAGCTGGGCAAGCCGCTGGTGTACGGCGCGGTGCAGCGCTTCGAGGGCCAGGTCAGCGTGTTCGACGCCGGCCGCCGGCGCGGGCAGGCACCGTGCTACCGCTGCCTGTTCCCGGAGCCGCCGCCGCCGGAGTTCGCACCGAACTGCGCCGATGCCGGCGTCCTCGGCGTGCTGCCCGGCATCGTCGGCCTGCTGCAGGCCAACGAAGTCTTGAAGTTGCTACTGGACATCGGCGAACCGCTGCGCGGCCGCCTGCTGCATTTCGACGCGCTGGCGATGCGCTTCCGCGAAACCCGCCTGTCCGCCGATCCGCAGTGCCCGCTGTGCGCGCCGGAGCGGCCGTTTCCAGGCTATATCGACTATGCACAGTTCTGTGGCACTGAGCCTTAG
- the glp gene encoding gephyrin-like molybdotransferase Glp — MTDYPSRIAYTDALAIVAAAARARPVNSERLAASRADGRILLEPLEAPIDLPPFANSAMDGFALRHADLTPGAPTDVRLAGEQFAGADRQQALAPGECLRVTTGAPLPAGADTVVIKENVHEHDGLVQVPDGLLAGAHVRARGEDVRAGERVLEAGMLLTPSRIGLAAALGMDQLTVAARPTVAVFATGDELVEPGMPLQPGQIYNSNRDMLMAQLRLLGLAPTAWPTLPDDPQRIQAMLADAASAFDVVLTCGGVSAGEKDYLPRLLAEHGRILFWKVRMRPGMPLLFGEWERALFLGLPGNPVSVLATFLAIGRPLLDALQRRSEPHRAWRARLASGWDKRHDRLEFLRGRMRCDAHGQLWAEPNPADGSHRLRGAADSDVLLRLEEGARQFQAGDVVEVVPY; from the coding sequence ATGACCGACTATCCCTCCCGGATCGCCTACACCGACGCGCTGGCGATCGTCGCTGCCGCCGCGCGTGCCCGCCCCGTCAACAGCGAGCGCCTGGCGGCGTCGCGCGCCGATGGCCGCATCCTGCTGGAACCGCTGGAGGCGCCGATCGACCTGCCGCCGTTCGCCAACAGCGCGATGGACGGCTTCGCGCTGCGCCATGCCGACCTGACCCCGGGGGCGCCGACCGACGTGCGCCTGGCCGGCGAACAGTTCGCCGGCGCCGATCGGCAGCAGGCGCTCGCGCCCGGCGAATGCCTGCGGGTGACCACCGGCGCGCCGCTGCCGGCCGGTGCGGATACGGTGGTGATCAAGGAGAACGTGCACGAGCACGATGGTCTCGTGCAGGTCCCGGACGGACTCCTTGCCGGCGCACACGTGCGTGCGCGCGGCGAGGACGTGCGTGCCGGCGAGCGCGTGCTCGAGGCCGGCATGCTGCTGACGCCCTCGCGCATCGGCCTGGCCGCGGCCCTGGGCATGGACCAACTGACGGTGGCGGCACGGCCGACCGTGGCGGTGTTCGCCACCGGCGACGAACTGGTCGAGCCGGGCATGCCGTTGCAGCCGGGCCAGATCTACAACAGCAACCGCGACATGCTGATGGCGCAGCTGCGCCTGCTCGGCCTGGCGCCGACCGCCTGGCCGACGCTGCCGGACGATCCGCAGCGCATCCAGGCCATGCTCGCCGATGCGGCCTCGGCGTTCGACGTGGTGCTGACCTGCGGCGGCGTCTCCGCCGGCGAGAAGGACTACCTGCCGCGGCTGCTGGCCGAGCACGGCCGCATCCTGTTCTGGAAGGTGCGCATGCGCCCGGGCATGCCGCTGCTGTTCGGCGAGTGGGAACGTGCCTTGTTCCTCGGCCTGCCGGGCAATCCGGTGTCGGTGCTGGCGACCTTCCTGGCGATCGGGCGGCCCTTGCTGGATGCGCTGCAGCGGCGCAGCGAGCCGCACCGGGCCTGGCGCGCACGGCTGGCGTCCGGCTGGGACAAGCGCCACGACCGGCTGGAGTTCCTGCGCGGGCGCATGCGCTGCGATGCGCACGGCCAACTGTGGGCGGAACCGAATCCTGCGGACGGCTCGCATCGCCTGCGCGGAGCCGCCGACAGCGACGTGCTGCTGCGATTGGAGGAGGGCGCGCGCCAGTTCCAGGCCGGCGACGTGGTCGAGGTGGTGCCGTACTGA
- a CDS encoding NTP transferase domain-containing protein → MDPQRAITLGILAGGRAQRLGGCDKAWLRRDGQAQVQWLVQALAPQVAAVLVSANRNLSRYAAIGLQALPDRVAAPAGGERSLGPIAGLDALAATCATPWLLTVPVDLCRLPPDLAATLAAAAVGRDGAWVEDAAGAQPLVALYRVAALRPALDEALAAARYAPRAVQQRLRMAAVALPELVLGNLNTPQDLAAAGILPPP, encoded by the coding sequence ATGGACCCGCAGCGCGCGATCACCCTCGGCATTCTCGCCGGCGGCCGCGCGCAACGCCTGGGCGGATGTGACAAGGCCTGGCTGCGACGCGACGGGCAGGCGCAGGTGCAATGGCTGGTGCAGGCGTTGGCGCCGCAGGTGGCCGCAGTGCTGGTCAGCGCCAACCGCAACCTGTCGCGCTATGCCGCCATCGGCCTGCAGGCGCTGCCGGACCGCGTCGCAGCGCCGGCCGGGGGCGAACGTTCGCTGGGGCCGATCGCCGGGCTGGACGCACTCGCCGCCACCTGCGCCACGCCGTGGCTGCTGACCGTGCCGGTCGACCTGTGCCGGTTGCCGCCGGACCTGGCCGCCACGCTGGCCGCGGCCGCTGTGGGCCGCGATGGCGCCTGGGTCGAGGATGCCGCCGGCGCGCAGCCGCTGGTGGCGCTGTATCGGGTAGCCGCGCTGCGCCCGGCGCTGGACGAGGCGCTGGCAGCCGCCCGCTATGCGCCACGCGCGGTGCAGCAGCGCCTGCGGATGGCGGCGGTGGCGTTGCCGGAACTCGTGCTGGGCAATCTGAACACGCCGCAGGACTTGGCCGCAGCGGGTATCCTGCCGCCACCATGA
- the der gene encoding ribosome biogenesis GTPase Der, with product MLPLVALVGRPNVGKSTLFNALTRSRDALVHDQPGVTRDRHYGVCRLAPDTPFVIVDTGGISGEEEGLAGATAEQARAAAGEADLILFVVDGREGSSALDDEILAWLRKLARPTLLLINKIDGTDEDQVRAEFARYGLGDAIAVSAAHRHGIDDLLEEVLERLPEEGAGETLDTDPARMRIAFVGRPNVGKSTLVNRLLGEERMIASEVPGTTRDSIAVDLERDGRLYRLIDTAGLRRRGRVEEAVEKFSAFKTLQAIEQCQVAVLMLDAGEGVTDQDATVLGAILDAGRALVVAINKWDGQSDYQRAQAEDLLSRKLGFVSWAEAVRISAKHGSGMRELFQAIHRAHASAVREFSTSEVNQALEIAYESNPPPSIRGHVSKLRYVHPGGSNPPTFIVHGTRLKVLPESYKRYLENFFRKRFKLVGTPVRFMFREGANPYEGKKNVLTERQIAKKRRLMKHVRGK from the coding sequence ATGCTGCCGCTGGTCGCCCTGGTTGGACGGCCGAATGTCGGCAAGTCCACGCTGTTCAACGCGCTGACGCGCAGCCGTGACGCGCTGGTCCACGACCAGCCCGGCGTCACCCGCGATCGCCACTACGGGGTGTGCCGGCTGGCGCCGGACACCCCGTTCGTGATCGTCGATACCGGCGGCATCTCCGGCGAAGAGGAAGGCCTGGCCGGCGCCACCGCCGAGCAGGCGCGCGCCGCCGCCGGCGAGGCCGACCTGATCCTGTTCGTGGTCGACGGCCGCGAGGGGTCGTCCGCACTCGACGACGAGATCCTGGCCTGGCTGCGCAAACTGGCGCGGCCGACCCTGCTGCTGATCAACAAGATCGACGGCACCGACGAGGACCAGGTGCGTGCCGAGTTCGCGCGCTACGGCCTCGGCGACGCCATTGCGGTCTCCGCCGCGCACCGCCACGGCATCGACGACCTGCTCGAGGAAGTCCTGGAGCGGTTGCCGGAAGAGGGCGCCGGCGAGACCCTGGACACCGATCCGGCGCGCATGCGCATCGCCTTCGTCGGCCGCCCGAACGTCGGCAAGTCGACCCTGGTCAATCGCCTGCTGGGCGAGGAGCGCATGATCGCCTCCGAGGTGCCCGGCACCACCCGCGACTCGATCGCGGTGGACCTGGAGCGCGACGGCCGCCTGTACCGGCTGATCGACACCGCCGGCCTGCGCCGCCGCGGCCGCGTCGAGGAAGCGGTTGAGAAGTTCAGCGCGTTCAAGACGTTGCAGGCGATCGAGCAGTGCCAGGTGGCAGTGCTGATGCTCGATGCCGGCGAAGGCGTGACCGACCAGGACGCGACCGTGCTCGGTGCGATCCTCGACGCCGGTCGCGCCCTGGTGGTGGCGATCAACAAGTGGGACGGGCAGAGCGACTACCAGCGCGCCCAGGCCGAAGACCTGTTGTCGCGCAAGCTCGGGTTCGTCAGCTGGGCCGAGGCGGTGCGCATCTCCGCCAAGCATGGCTCGGGCATGCGCGAGCTGTTCCAGGCGATCCATCGCGCGCACGCCTCGGCGGTGCGCGAGTTCAGTACCAGCGAAGTCAACCAGGCGCTGGAAATCGCCTACGAGAGCAATCCGCCGCCGAGCATCCGCGGCCACGTCTCCAAGCTGCGCTACGTGCATCCGGGCGGCAGCAATCCGCCCACTTTCATCGTCCACGGCACGCGCCTGAAGGTGCTGCCGGAATCGTACAAGCGCTACCTGGAGAACTTCTTCCGCAAGCGCTTCAAGCTGGTCGGCACGCCGGTGCGCTTCATGTTCCGCGAAGGCGCCAATCCGTACGAAGGCAAGAAGAACGTGCTGACCGAGCGCCAGATCGCCAAGAAGCGGCGCCTGATGAAGCACGTCCGCGGCAAGTAG
- the bamB gene encoding outer membrane protein assembly factor BamB → MKVVMFKRVATVALLGLALSGCTTVKGWFAGKDAAAKKAAEPAELVKFTPSVKVVKLWSTDAGKGERRIGVRQHPVVADGKVYAAATSGTVYALDLQTGKTLWEYDAKQARKQQLSQVEDQPKSQVESESGKNLSKDERAAYKQRLRNEKQQAKERKRLEKKRPLPRFAGGPGVGDGLVVVGALDGEVIALDAANGTEKWRAKVPNEVIAAPVIAQNMVFVRSNDGRTTAFDAATGQQRWFNAQELPSLTVRGNAPVVAGPGVLFIGNDDGTLAALAMQDGRVLWEQTIGVPEGRTELERMSDVDGAPVLDGTTLYATSFKNETVALEGPSGRPLWNRDHGGAGGVGVSSGNVVVADNAGTVWALDKASGSAMWSQPGLARRSLTGVAIQGDYAVVGDYKGYLHWLRLDNGEFAARERVGRQPLVAQPVVADGILLMQNTKGDLAAFRLGQ, encoded by the coding sequence ATGAAGGTAGTCATGTTCAAGCGTGTCGCCACCGTGGCCCTGCTGGGTCTGGCGCTGTCCGGCTGCACCACCGTCAAGGGCTGGTTCGCCGGCAAGGATGCGGCCGCCAAGAAGGCCGCCGAGCCGGCCGAACTGGTGAAGTTCACCCCGTCGGTGAAGGTGGTGAAGCTGTGGTCCACCGACGCCGGCAAGGGCGAGCGCCGCATCGGCGTGCGCCAGCATCCGGTGGTGGCCGACGGCAAGGTGTATGCGGCCGCGACCTCCGGCACGGTCTACGCGCTGGATCTGCAGACCGGCAAGACCCTCTGGGAATACGACGCCAAGCAGGCGCGCAAGCAGCAGCTGTCGCAGGTCGAGGACCAGCCGAAGAGCCAGGTCGAGAGCGAGTCCGGCAAGAACCTGTCCAAGGACGAGCGCGCCGCCTACAAGCAGCGCCTGCGCAACGAGAAGCAACAGGCCAAGGAGCGCAAGCGGCTAGAGAAGAAGCGCCCGCTGCCGCGCTTTGCCGGCGGCCCGGGCGTGGGCGACGGCCTGGTGGTGGTCGGTGCGCTGGACGGCGAGGTGATCGCGCTCGATGCTGCCAACGGTACCGAGAAGTGGCGCGCCAAGGTGCCCAACGAAGTCATCGCCGCGCCGGTGATCGCGCAGAACATGGTGTTCGTGCGCAGCAATGACGGCCGCACCACCGCCTTCGATGCGGCCACCGGCCAGCAGCGCTGGTTCAATGCGCAGGAACTGCCGAGCCTGACCGTGCGCGGCAACGCGCCGGTGGTGGCGGGTCCGGGCGTGCTGTTCATCGGCAACGACGACGGCACCCTGGCCGCGCTGGCGATGCAGGATGGCCGCGTGCTGTGGGAGCAGACCATCGGCGTGCCGGAAGGTCGTACCGAGCTGGAGCGCATGTCCGACGTCGACGGCGCGCCGGTGCTCGACGGCACCACGCTGTACGCCACCAGCTTCAAGAACGAGACCGTGGCGCTGGAAGGCCCGAGCGGCCGCCCGCTGTGGAACCGCGATCATGGCGGCGCCGGCGGCGTCGGCGTCAGCTCCGGCAACGTGGTGGTGGCCGACAACGCCGGCACCGTGTGGGCACTGGACAAGGCCTCCGGATCGGCGATGTGGTCGCAGCCGGGGCTGGCGCGTCGCTCGCTGACCGGCGTGGCGATCCAGGGCGATTACGCCGTGGTCGGCGACTACAAGGGCTATCTGCACTGGCTGCGGCTCGACAACGGCGAGTTCGCCGCGCGCGAGCGGGTCGGACGCCAGCCGCTGGTGGCGCAGCCGGTGGTCGCGGACGGGATCCTGCTGATGCAGAACACGAAAGGCGACCTGGCCGCGTTCCGGTTGGGTCAATAA
- a CDS encoding tetratricopeptide repeat protein encodes MAIDDLLDEHEQSERVRTWLRKNGAGLIGGIVLGLGAIIGWQWWTKQRSNDLAQANARYEAVLKSIQANQLDKAAKDMAELQKGSANIYAELAALRLAKAQVDAGKSDAALSTLRALKADGEMKVLVDHRVARLLISSGKPQDALPLVASATDAQGLEIRGDALIAQGKRDAARDAYSKALTSLDVASPQRRVVETKLMDAGGSVPNAAEPI; translated from the coding sequence ATGGCGATTGACGACCTGCTCGACGAGCACGAACAAAGCGAACGCGTCCGCACTTGGCTCAGGAAGAACGGCGCCGGCCTGATCGGCGGCATCGTGCTGGGCCTCGGCGCGATCATCGGCTGGCAGTGGTGGACCAAGCAGCGGTCCAACGACCTGGCCCAGGCCAATGCCCGCTACGAAGCGGTGCTCAAGAGCATCCAGGCCAATCAGCTGGACAAGGCCGCCAAGGACATGGCGGAACTGCAGAAGGGCTCGGCCAACATCTATGCCGAACTGGCGGCGCTGCGCCTGGCCAAGGCGCAGGTCGATGCCGGCAAGTCCGATGCCGCGCTGAGCACGCTGCGCGCGCTCAAGGCCGACGGCGAAATGAAGGTGCTGGTCGATCACCGCGTGGCCCGGCTGCTGATTTCCAGCGGCAAGCCGCAGGACGCGCTGCCCCTGGTGGCCTCGGCCACCGACGCGCAAGGCCTGGAAATTCGCGGCGATGCGCTGATCGCGCAGGGCAAGCGCGACGCGGCGCGCGATGCGTACAGCAAGGCGCTGACCAGCCTGGACGTGGCCTCGCCGCAGCGGCGCGTGGTCGAAACGAAATTGATGGATGCGGGCGGCAGCGTGCCGAATGCCGCGGAGCCGATCTGA
- a CDS encoding RodZ domain-containing protein encodes MISDSNPNAFDGAKGCGQQLREAREAAGLSIDDVGSRLRMPVHVVQALESEQWQRLGAPVFVRGQLRSYARLLGVDLEPLLQTAQIAPVQPVELISHTHTPPLRRMLESATRRMVYVVITAGLAVPVWYATRSHFADDNGPSTASLDVVPGAPGSTAAATATPAAGNPAPAPAAPAAARPAPSAAPYIASLTPMPRPAAEPEKNSLSLSFQGDSWVQILAPDGTPVEKALLKAGESRTYAPGQVGRVVLGNASAVQVQHAGSTVDLTPFRRANVARFAVSSDGSVVPASE; translated from the coding sequence GTGATCAGTGATTCCAATCCGAACGCTTTCGATGGCGCCAAAGGCTGCGGGCAACAGCTCCGCGAAGCGCGCGAAGCGGCGGGCCTGAGCATCGACGACGTCGGCAGCCGACTGCGCATGCCGGTGCATGTGGTGCAGGCACTCGAGTCGGAGCAGTGGCAGCGCCTCGGCGCGCCGGTGTTCGTCCGCGGGCAGCTGCGCAGCTATGCGCGCCTGCTCGGCGTCGATCTGGAGCCGTTGCTGCAGACCGCGCAGATCGCGCCGGTGCAGCCGGTCGAATTGATCAGCCACACGCATACCCCGCCGCTGCGGCGCATGCTCGAGAGCGCCACCCGGCGCATGGTCTACGTGGTGATCACCGCCGGACTGGCGGTGCCGGTGTGGTACGCCACCCGCAGCCATTTCGCCGACGACAATGGTCCCAGCACCGCATCGCTGGACGTGGTCCCGGGCGCGCCCGGCAGCACCGCCGCCGCGACCGCAACGCCTGCCGCCGGTAACCCCGCGCCGGCACCGGCCGCGCCGGCGGCCGCACGCCCGGCGCCGAGCGCCGCGCCGTACATCGCCTCGCTGACGCCGATGCCGCGTCCGGCGGCGGAGCCGGAGAAGAACAGTCTGAGTCTGTCGTTCCAGGGCGATAGCTGGGTGCAGATCCTCGCGCCCGACGGCACGCCGGTGGAAAAGGCGCTGCTGAAGGCCGGCGAGAGCCGCACCTATGCGCCGGGCCAGGTCGGGCGCGTGGTGCTGGGCAATGCCTCCGCGGTCCAGGTTCAGCATGCCGGGAGTACCGTGGACCTGACCCCGTTCAGGCGCGCGAACGTGGCGCGCTTTGCGGTATCCTCTGACGGTTCCGTGGTGCCCGCCTCCGAGTGA
- the pilW gene encoding type IV pilus biogenesis/stability protein PilW — MRRRSQRRSLAVVAIAVLALPGCNWIAAKTGTVRTAEQVQPHYSFRDNRAVKARVALQEQLGLAANGLASNDLDAAQTHARKALSLDADSVDALTVLAVVADRRGDAATAGGYYRKAAELAPSNGATLNNYGAWLCANGSPAESLTWFDRALALQDYATPASALANAGGCALQVGQRERGERDLRKALDLDPDNAYALEAMARNEVAQGRFFEARAFSERRLAAAPATASVLQLAIQIEQRLGDKAAAGRYQQRLRKEFPDAATTTPGASAL, encoded by the coding sequence ATGCGGCGGCGTAGCCAACGGCGTTCCCTCGCGGTGGTGGCGATCGCAGTGCTGGCCTTGCCGGGCTGCAACTGGATCGCCGCCAAGACCGGCACCGTGCGCACCGCCGAACAGGTGCAGCCGCATTATTCCTTCCGCGACAACCGCGCGGTGAAGGCGCGCGTGGCCTTGCAGGAGCAACTGGGCCTCGCGGCCAATGGGCTCGCCTCCAACGACCTTGACGCGGCGCAGACGCACGCGCGCAAGGCGCTCTCGTTGGACGCCGATTCGGTGGACGCCTTGACCGTGCTGGCGGTGGTCGCCGATCGCCGAGGCGATGCCGCGACCGCCGGCGGCTACTACCGCAAGGCCGCGGAGCTGGCGCCGAGCAACGGCGCGACCTTGAACAACTACGGCGCCTGGCTGTGCGCGAACGGTTCGCCGGCCGAGTCGCTGACCTGGTTCGACCGCGCGCTCGCGCTCCAGGACTACGCCACGCCGGCCTCGGCCCTGGCCAACGCCGGCGGCTGCGCGCTGCAGGTCGGCCAGCGCGAGCGCGGCGAGCGCGACCTGCGCAAGGCGCTGGACCTGGACCCGGACAACGCGTACGCGCTCGAGGCGATGGCCCGCAACGAGGTCGCGCAAGGGCGCTTTTTCGAGGCGCGGGCCTTCTCCGAACGGCGCCTGGCGGCTGCGCCTGCCACCGCTTCCGTGTTACAACTTGCTATTCAGATTGAGCAAAGGCTGGGCGACAAGGCTGCCGCCGGCCGTTACCAACAGCGGTTGCGCAAGGAGTTTCCCGACGCCGCGACCACGACACCCGGGGCTAGTGCATTGTGA